In Staphylococcus lloydii, the following proteins share a genomic window:
- the purS gene encoding phosphoribosylformylglycinamidine synthase subunit PurS, which yields MKTIELHITLQPQVLDTQGQALNRAVHDLGYTQVNDIRVGKLLYMTVDEATDEAVHNVVVTLSEKLFANTVIEEYSYKVVEEGEKA from the coding sequence ATGAAAACTATTGAATTGCATATTACGTTACAACCACAAGTGTTAGACACACAAGGACAAGCACTTAATCGTGCGGTACATGACTTAGGCTATACGCAAGTTAACGATATTAGAGTAGGTAAATTATTGTATATGACAGTAGACGAAGCAACTGATGAAGCAGTACATAATGTAGTCGTTACTTTAAGTGAAAAATTATTTGCCAATACCGTAATCGAAGAATATAGCTACAAAGTGGTTGAAGAAGGAGAGAAAGCCTAA
- the purF gene encoding amidophosphoribosyltransferase, producing the protein MYDYKGLNEECGLFGIWNHNEAAHLTYMGLQSLQHRGQEGAGIVASNNEELVGERGLGLLTEAISEQSLESLKSFGHAIGHVRYATSGNKGIENIQPFLYHFYDMSVAVCHNGNLINAQSLRQELEEQGSIFHSSSDTEVIMHLIRKSRAATFEEALKESLRTIKGGFTFALLTKDALYGAVDPNAIRPLVIGQLQTGEYVLASETCAIDVLGGEFVRDIHAGEYVVINDEGVRVESYTHETTTAISAMEYIYFARPDSTIAGKNVHAVRKITGKRLAQESPAAHADMVIGVPNSSLSAATGYAEELNLPYEMGLVKNQYIARTFIQPTQALREQGVRVKLSAVKDIVHGKNIVLVDDSIVRGTTCKRIVRLLKDAGANEVHVRIASPEFMFPSFYGIDVSTTAELISAHKSPDEIKTYIGAESLAYLSVDGLIESIGIDEEEPYSGLCVESFTGDYPAGLYDYEARFNANLSERQQAFLTSNKQYFDRKGNQYV; encoded by the coding sequence ATGTATGACTACAAAGGACTAAACGAAGAGTGTGGGTTATTCGGTATTTGGAATCATAATGAAGCGGCACATCTTACTTATATGGGTTTGCAAAGTTTACAACACCGTGGTCAAGAAGGTGCAGGTATAGTAGCTTCAAATAATGAAGAACTTGTTGGTGAGCGAGGACTAGGTTTATTAACAGAAGCGATTTCTGAACAAAGTTTGGAATCACTAAAATCATTTGGTCATGCCATTGGTCACGTTCGCTATGCTACTTCTGGTAATAAAGGCATTGAGAACATTCAGCCTTTTTTATATCACTTTTACGATATGAGTGTCGCTGTTTGTCATAACGGTAACTTAATTAATGCTCAAAGTTTACGTCAAGAATTGGAAGAACAAGGTTCTATATTTCATTCTTCATCAGATACAGAAGTTATCATGCACTTAATACGTAAAAGTAGAGCGGCAACTTTTGAAGAAGCGCTGAAAGAAAGTTTACGCACGATTAAGGGTGGCTTTACGTTTGCTTTGTTAACCAAAGATGCACTGTATGGTGCTGTTGATCCAAATGCCATTCGTCCATTAGTAATCGGTCAGTTACAGACGGGTGAATATGTCTTGGCAAGCGAAACGTGTGCGATTGATGTACTCGGCGGCGAATTTGTAAGAGACATACATGCCGGAGAATATGTCGTTATTAATGATGAAGGCGTACGTGTAGAATCATATACTCACGAAACGACTACTGCAATTTCAGCAATGGAATATATATATTTTGCTAGACCAGATTCAACTATTGCAGGTAAAAATGTACATGCTGTAAGGAAAATTACAGGGAAAAGACTAGCGCAAGAAAGTCCAGCAGCACATGCGGATATGGTAATTGGCGTACCGAACTCATCACTATCCGCAGCAACAGGATACGCAGAAGAATTAAATTTACCTTATGAAATGGGATTAGTAAAAAACCAATATATCGCCCGAACGTTTATACAACCTACACAGGCACTACGAGAACAAGGCGTAAGAGTTAAATTATCAGCTGTTAAAGATATTGTTCATGGTAAAAACATTGTCTTAGTTGATGACTCAATTGTACGTGGTACGACATGTAAGCGAATAGTAAGACTATTAAAGGATGCAGGTGCAAACGAAGTACATGTTAGGATCGCGTCACCTGAATTTATGTTTCCAAGTTTTTACGGTATCGACGTATCGACGACGGCAGAATTAATTTCAGCCCACAAATCACCAGATGAAATTAAAACATATATCGGTGCTGAATCATTAGCTTATTTATCGGTAGATGGTCTGATTGAGTCAATAGGTATTGATGAAGAAGAACCTTACAGTGGTTTATGTGTTGAAAGTTTTACTGGAGATTATCCAGCTGGTTTATACGACTATGAGGCACGTTTTAATGCTAATTTAAGTGAACGTCAACAAGCGTTTTTAACTAGCAATAAACAATACTTTGATAGAAAGGGAAATCAATATGTCTAA
- the purE gene encoding 5-(carboxyamino)imidazole ribonucleotide mutase: MKVAVIMGSSSDWEIMQESCKMLDTFEIPYDKKVVSAHRTPDLMYDFANNARQNDYDVIIAGAGGAAHLPGMVASMTTLPVIGIPIESKSLKGLDSLLSIVQMPGGIPVATTAIGKAGAKNAGILAARILSINNQQVEQNLMQYNQSLVEKVGEMQREID, encoded by the coding sequence TTGAAAGTGGCAGTAATTATGGGTAGTTCATCTGACTGGGAAATTATGCAAGAGAGTTGCAAAATGCTCGATACTTTTGAAATACCGTACGATAAAAAGGTTGTTTCAGCACATCGTACGCCTGACTTAATGTACGATTTTGCCAATAATGCACGTCAAAATGACTATGACGTTATTATTGCAGGCGCTGGAGGAGCGGCACATTTGCCGGGAATGGTTGCTTCAATGACTACCTTACCGGTTATAGGTATTCCTATTGAGTCTAAAAGTTTAAAGGGCTTAGATTCATTACTTTCTATAGTACAAATGCCGGGAGGTATACCTGTGGCAACGACAGCGATTGGCAAAGCAGGTGCTAAAAATGCCGGTATACTTGCAGCCAGAATACTTAGTATTAATAATCAACAAGTTGAACAGAATTTAATGCAATATAACCAATCTCTAGTGGAGAAAGTGGGGGAAATGCAGCGTGAAATTGACTAA
- the purL gene encoding phosphoribosylformylglycinamidine synthase subunit PurL translates to MSKFIEPSATEIKTEQLYKDVGLSDQEYSKVCDILGREPNFTELGIFSVMWSEHCSYKHSKPFLKQFPTTGEHVLMGPGEGAGVVDIGYDQAVVFKVESHNHPSAVEPYQGAATGVGGIIRDIVSIGARPINLLNSLRFGELSVKQNRRLLRGVVAGIGGYGNCIGIPTTAGEIEFDDRYDGNPLVNAMCVGIIDHDMVQKGTAKGVGNSVIYVGLKTGRDGIHGATFASEELSEDSESKRPSVQIGDPFVGKKLMEATLEAIKYDELVGIQDMGAAGLTSSSSEMAAKGGSGLHLKLEQVPTREQGISPYEMMLSETQERMLLVVEKGTEQKFLDLFDYHELDSAVIGEVTDTDRFVLTYEGEVFADIPVQPLSDEAPVYVLEGEEQVYNQEKNNYDDIDVEQVFNDLLKHPTIASKKYLYEQYDQQVGANTIIKSGLQSSVVRVEGTNKAIASTIDGEARYVYNQPYQGGKMVVAEAYRNLIAVGATPLAMTDCLNYGSPEKKEIYQQLIESTKGMSEACDILNTPVVSGNVSLYNETRGTSIFPTPVVGMVGLIEDVDYLADFQPRAGHKLYIVGETKDDFGGSQIEKLLYTDVNHESEEIDLSQEVQKGEAVKNLVRDGRASHVQTVGKGGLAITLARMSAFYDLGMDVSLSLTNAQLFSETQGRYVVAVKDDQPLNIEGAVAIGSFTHDNKFVVSNGDSLLKDKVSNLKEVWEGAIAQCMTTKD, encoded by the coding sequence ATGTCTAAATTTATCGAACCAAGCGCAACTGAAATTAAAACAGAACAATTGTATAAAGATGTAGGTCTTAGCGATCAAGAATACAGTAAAGTTTGTGACATTTTAGGCAGAGAACCAAATTTTACTGAATTAGGTATCTTTTCGGTGATGTGGAGTGAGCATTGTTCATATAAACATTCAAAACCATTTTTGAAACAATTTCCAACTACTGGGGAACACGTATTAATGGGGCCAGGTGAAGGTGCAGGCGTTGTAGATATCGGTTATGATCAAGCAGTTGTTTTTAAAGTTGAATCCCATAACCATCCATCGGCAGTAGAACCATATCAAGGTGCTGCAACGGGTGTCGGTGGCATTATTAGAGATATTGTGTCTATCGGGGCAAGACCAATCAACTTGTTAAATAGTTTGAGATTTGGAGAGTTATCTGTAAAACAAAATCGTCGCTTATTAAGAGGTGTCGTTGCAGGTATTGGTGGTTACGGTAATTGTATAGGTATTCCAACTACAGCAGGTGAAATCGAATTTGACGATAGATACGATGGGAATCCTTTAGTAAACGCGATGTGTGTGGGTATTATTGACCACGATATGGTGCAAAAAGGAACAGCCAAAGGTGTTGGCAATTCAGTAATTTATGTAGGATTAAAAACAGGTAGAGATGGTATTCATGGTGCAACTTTTGCATCTGAAGAGTTGAGTGAAGATAGTGAAAGTAAAAGACCTTCTGTCCAAATTGGAGACCCATTCGTAGGTAAAAAATTAATGGAAGCAACTTTGGAAGCAATTAAATATGATGAGTTAGTTGGTATTCAAGACATGGGTGCGGCAGGTTTAACATCTTCTTCATCCGAAATGGCAGCTAAAGGCGGTAGTGGTTTGCATTTGAAATTAGAACAAGTACCTACCCGCGAACAAGGTATTTCACCATACGAAATGATGCTCTCAGAAACTCAAGAACGTATGTTGCTAGTTGTTGAAAAAGGAACAGAACAGAAATTTTTAGACCTTTTTGACTATCATGAATTGGATAGTGCGGTAATTGGAGAAGTAACAGATACAGATCGTTTTGTTTTAACGTACGAAGGTGAAGTGTTTGCCGATATTCCAGTCCAACCACTTTCTGATGAAGCGCCGGTGTATGTTTTAGAAGGTGAAGAACAAGTTTACAATCAAGAAAAAAATAACTATGACGATATCGATGTTGAACAGGTGTTTAACGACTTGTTGAAACATCCTACGATAGCTTCTAAAAAGTATTTATATGAACAATACGACCAGCAAGTTGGTGCAAATACGATCATTAAATCTGGTTTACAATCATCGGTGGTAAGGGTTGAAGGTACGAACAAAGCAATTGCGTCAACTATCGATGGCGAAGCAAGATACGTCTATAACCAACCTTATCAAGGTGGGAAAATGGTTGTTGCTGAAGCGTATAGAAACTTAATTGCCGTTGGTGCGACACCGTTGGCAATGACAGATTGTTTGAACTATGGTTCTCCAGAAAAGAAAGAAATTTATCAGCAGCTAATAGAATCTACAAAAGGTATGTCGGAAGCTTGTGACATATTAAATACACCTGTCGTTTCAGGAAACGTGTCTCTTTATAATGAAACTAGAGGTACTTCTATTTTTCCAACACCTGTAGTAGGTATGGTTGGATTGATTGAAGATGTGGATTATCTTGCTGATTTCCAACCTAGAGCAGGACATAAGTTATACATTGTAGGCGAAACTAAAGATGATTTTGGTGGTAGCCAAATCGAAAAATTATTATATACAGATGTTAATCATGAATCGGAAGAAATAGATCTATCACAAGAAGTGCAAAAAGGTGAAGCAGTTAAAAATTTAGTACGTGATGGTAGAGCGTCTCATGTGCAAACCGTTGGTAAAGGTGGCTTAGCAATCACATTAGCACGTATGAGTGCATTTTATGATTTAGGTATGGACGTTTCATTGTCTCTTACTAACGCACAATTATTTAGTGAAACGCAAGGACGTTACGTCGTCGCCGTTAAGGATGATCAACCTCTGAACATAGAGGGCGCGGTAGCAATAGGTTCATTTACACATGATAATAAGTTTGTTGTTTCTAACGGAGATAGTTTATTGAAAGATAAAGTATCAAATCTAAAAGAAGTGTGGGAAGGAGCAATTGCTCAATGTATGACTACAAAGGACTAA
- the folD gene encoding bifunctional methylenetetrahydrofolate dehydrogenase/methenyltetrahydrofolate cyclohydrolase FolD, producing MVAKILDGKQIAQDYRQKLKEEVESLKEQGFTPKLSVILVGNDGASQSYVNSKKKAAEKLGMISEIVHLDESTSEEEVLNELKRLNEDDSVSGILVQVPLPKQVSEQKIIESINPDKDVDGFHPTNIGKLYIDEQTFVPCTPLGIMELLNHADIDIEGKEAVIIGRSHIVGQPIYKLLLQKNATVTIMHSKTKDMQSHLKNADIIVSAVGQPGIVSKDDVKEGAVVIDVGNTPDENGKLKGDVDYDDVKEIAGAITPVPGGVGPMTITMVLNNTLLAEKMRRGIK from the coding sequence ATGGTTGCCAAAATATTAGATGGTAAGCAAATTGCGCAAGACTATAGACAGAAGTTAAAAGAAGAAGTTGAGTCATTGAAAGAGCAAGGTTTTACTCCTAAATTATCAGTTATTTTAGTAGGTAATGATGGCGCAAGCCAAAGCTATGTTAATTCTAAAAAGAAAGCTGCCGAAAAACTTGGTATGATTTCAGAAATCGTACATTTAGATGAATCTACGTCAGAAGAAGAAGTCTTAAACGAACTAAAACGTTTAAATGAGGATGACAGCGTAAGTGGTATCTTAGTCCAAGTTCCTTTACCAAAACAAGTTAGTGAACAAAAAATAATCGAGTCAATTAATCCAGATAAAGATGTTGATGGTTTCCATCCAACAAATATTGGTAAACTTTATATAGATGAACAAACTTTTGTACCATGTACACCACTAGGTATTATGGAATTATTAAACCACGCAGACATTGACATCGAGGGTAAAGAAGCAGTTATCATTGGTCGCAGTCATATTGTGGGACAACCTATTTATAAATTGTTACTACAAAAAAATGCTACAGTTACAATAATGCATTCAAAAACTAAGGACATGCAAAGTCATCTTAAAAATGCAGATATTATTGTAAGTGCAGTGGGTCAACCCGGTATTGTATCAAAAGATGATGTTAAAGAAGGTGCTGTAGTCATCGATGTCGGTAATACACCTGACGAAAATGGCAAATTAAAAGGCGACGTTGATTATGACGACGTAAAAGAAATTGCTGGCGCCATCACACCTGTACCTGGAGGCGTAGGTCCAATGACGATCACAATGGTACTTAATAATACTTTATTAGCTGAAAAAATGCGTAGAGGGATTAAATAA
- a CDS encoding immunoglobulin-like domain-containing protein: MNKLLQSLSAIGVSATLVTPNLNAEATDNSIPEIKGAKDTIVKKGNDYNLLNGVHAFDKEDGDLTDKIKVNGYVDTNKEGKYKVEYKVQDSNGAIEKSVRYIEVK, from the coding sequence ATGAATAAATTATTACAATCATTATCAGCTATCGGAGTCTCTGCAACTTTAGTAACTCCTAATTTAAATGCCGAAGCAACAGATAATTCAATTCCAGAAATAAAAGGTGCTAAAGACACTATTGTAAAAAAAGGAAACGATTATAACTTATTAAATGGTGTACATGCTTTTGATAAAGAGGATGGCGACCTAACAGATAAAATTAAAGTCAACGGCTATGTCGATACAAATAAAGAAGGTAAATACAAAGTAGAATATAAGGTTCAAGATTCAAATGGTGCAATAGAAAAATCTGTGCGCTATATTGAAGTTAAGTAA
- the purK gene encoding 5-(carboxyamino)imidazole ribonucleotide synthase encodes MKLTNLHFGATIGIIGGGQLGKMMAQSAQKMGYKVIVLDPDKACPCQYVAHDFINANYNDIDALNELGRRSDVITYEFENISAPQLKELVTKYNIPQGYEAIELLQDRLTEKQTLQQANTQIVPFLRVSSEDELVHAIETLDYPFILKTRFGGYDGKGQILVKDNTFLDEARQLIAQQECVAEQYLQLTQELSLTVTIGNNQSVTFFPLQENEHRQQILFKTVVPARSDKEQEARNEVNKIINQIHFIGTFTVEFFVDQQNNLYVNEIAPRPHNSGHYSIEACDFSQFDTHILAITGQVLPTDITLLKPTIMMNLLGKDLDLLETKFSTMPEWHVHIYGKVDRKPNRKMGHLTVLTNNIEETESMLIKQFEGRNN; translated from the coding sequence GTGAAATTGACTAACTTACATTTCGGAGCAACGATAGGTATTATCGGAGGCGGCCAATTAGGTAAAATGATGGCGCAATCAGCTCAAAAAATGGGCTATAAAGTTATTGTTTTAGACCCAGATAAAGCATGTCCTTGTCAATATGTAGCACATGACTTCATAAATGCGAACTATAATGATATTGATGCATTAAATGAGTTAGGACGTCGTTCAGACGTGATTACATATGAATTCGAAAATATTTCTGCACCGCAATTAAAAGAACTTGTTACTAAATATAATATTCCGCAAGGATATGAAGCGATTGAGCTGTTGCAAGATCGTTTAACTGAGAAACAAACATTGCAACAGGCAAATACACAAATTGTTCCTTTTTTACGTGTTTCTTCTGAAGATGAACTTGTTCATGCAATTGAAACACTCGACTATCCATTTATCCTTAAAACAAGATTTGGGGGTTACGATGGCAAGGGTCAAATATTAGTGAAAGATAATACTTTCTTAGATGAAGCGCGTCAACTTATAGCGCAACAAGAATGTGTTGCAGAACAATATTTACAGTTAACTCAAGAATTATCTTTAACTGTCACGATTGGTAATAATCAAAGTGTTACTTTTTTCCCGTTACAAGAAAATGAACATAGACAGCAAATTTTATTTAAAACTGTGGTGCCTGCACGTTCTGACAAAGAACAAGAAGCAAGAAATGAAGTTAATAAAATAATAAATCAGATACATTTTATAGGAACGTTTACTGTAGAGTTTTTTGTCGATCAACAAAATAATTTGTATGTAAATGAAATAGCTCCTCGTCCTCACAACTCAGGACATTATTCAATTGAAGCATGTGATTTCTCGCAATTCGATACACATATATTAGCCATAACGGGTCAAGTTTTACCTACAGATATTACACTACTAAAACCTACTATTATGATGAATTTATTAGGAAAAGATTTGGATTTACTTGAGACTAAATTTAGTACAATGCCTGAGTGGCATGTACATATTTATGGCAAAGTAGATAGAAAGCCTAATAGAAAAATGGGGCATTTAACAGTGCTGACTAATAATATAGAAGAAACCGAATCAATGTTAATCAAACAGTTTGAAGGGAGAAACAACTAA
- the qoxA gene encoding cytochrome aa3 quinol oxidase subunit II — translation MSKFKSLLLLFGSLILLSGCSNVEVLNPKGPMASDSKFLIIYSIIFMLVIIAVVLIMFALFLIKYRLGNNKESGKMHHNSLIEAIWFIVPIIIVVALAIPTVKSLYQYEKPPEKKDDPLVVYATSAGYKWFFSYPDQKIETVNHLTIPKDRPVVFKLQSMDMMTSFWIPQLGGQKYAMTGMTMDWTLTADKTGTFRGRNSNFNGEGFARQTFDVNSVSQSKFKDWVKDAKKKKVLDQDTFDKQLLPTTENKNLTFSGTHMAFVDPAADPEYVFYAYKRYNYVQKDPNFNSEKQIKEDVLSKPDKPKRKPQITNANYERHGMKKMILGNNEPYDSEFKDDESHNMDEMEKISKGAKDKKASEIEKKDHEHGGGH, via the coding sequence GTGTCAAAATTTAAGTCTTTGCTTCTACTATTTGGCTCACTAATTTTACTTAGTGGTTGTTCTAATGTAGAAGTTTTAAACCCAAAAGGGCCAATGGCAAGCGACTCGAAGTTTTTGATTATTTATTCAATTATCTTCATGCTTGTAATCATTGCTGTTGTACTTATCATGTTCGCTTTATTCTTAATCAAATATAGATTAGGAAATAATAAAGAATCTGGTAAGATGCATCACAATTCATTAATCGAAGCAATATGGTTTATTGTTCCAATTATAATTGTTGTTGCTTTAGCAATCCCTACGGTCAAATCATTGTATCAATATGAAAAACCACCAGAGAAAAAGGATGATCCACTTGTAGTTTACGCAACAAGTGCTGGTTACAAATGGTTCTTCAGTTATCCTGATCAAAAAATCGAAACTGTTAACCATTTAACTATTCCTAAAGATCGTCCGGTTGTATTCAAACTTCAATCAATGGATATGATGACAAGTTTCTGGATTCCACAACTTGGTGGTCAAAAATACGCTATGACAGGTATGACTATGGATTGGACGTTAACAGCGGACAAGACTGGTACGTTTAGAGGTCGTAACTCAAACTTCAATGGTGAAGGATTTGCTAGACAAACATTCGACGTAAATTCTGTAAGCCAAAGCAAGTTTAAAGACTGGGTTAAAGATGCTAAGAAGAAAAAAGTATTAGATCAAGATACTTTCGATAAGCAACTTTTACCTACGACTGAAAATAAAAATCTAACATTCAGTGGTACACACATGGCATTTGTGGATCCGGCTGCTGATCCTGAGTACGTATTCTACGCTTATAAACGTTATAATTACGTACAAAAAGACCCTAACTTTAATAGTGAAAAACAAATTAAAGAAGATGTCTTAAGCAAACCGGACAAACCAAAACGTAAACCACAAATTACAAATGCTAACTATGAACGTCATGGTATGAAGAAAATGATTTTAGGCAACAACGAACCATATGATAGTGAATTCAAAGATGACGAATCACATAATATGGATGAAATGGAAAAAATCTCTAAAGGAGCTAAAGATAAAAAAGCTTCTGAAATTGAGAAAAAAGACCATGAACATGGAGGTGGACATTAA
- the purC gene encoding phosphoribosylaminoimidazolesuccinocarboxamide synthase translates to MSLLYEGKAKRIYATAEEDILRVEYKDEVTAGNGAKKDVIEGKGRLNNQITSNIFNFLKSQNLNSHFIEQISETEQLVTAVEIIPLEVVVRNIAAGSITKRLGFEKGQIFEQPLVEFFYKNDDLNDPLITDDHVKLLNIANDTQITQLKNEALEINNKLIQLMDKMELRLVDFKIEFGITNAGDIILADEISPDTCRIWDKYSDTNFDKDVYREDRGSIIETYQTFLNKLEALA, encoded by the coding sequence ATGTCGTTGTTATATGAAGGAAAAGCTAAGAGAATTTACGCTACAGCAGAAGAAGATATTTTAAGAGTAGAATACAAAGATGAAGTAACGGCAGGTAATGGTGCTAAAAAAGATGTGATTGAAGGTAAAGGGCGATTGAATAATCAAATTACTTCGAATATTTTCAATTTTCTTAAATCTCAAAACCTAAATAGCCATTTTATCGAACAAATTTCAGAAACTGAACAACTTGTTACTGCAGTAGAAATTATACCTTTAGAAGTCGTAGTTAGAAATATTGCTGCTGGTTCAATTACTAAACGTTTAGGTTTTGAAAAAGGGCAAATATTTGAACAACCATTGGTCGAGTTTTTCTATAAAAATGATGATTTAAATGACCCTTTAATTACAGATGACCACGTAAAACTATTAAATATTGCAAATGATACTCAAATAACTCAATTAAAAAATGAAGCTTTGGAAATTAATAATAAATTAATTCAATTAATGGACAAAATGGAACTACGTCTAGTTGATTTCAAAATAGAATTTGGAATTACAAACGCAGGCGACATTATATTAGCAGATGAAATTTCTCCGGATACTTGTCGTATTTGGGACAAATATAGTGACACAAATTTTGATAAAGATGTGTATCGAGAAGACAGAGGCTCAATTATTGAAACGTATCAAACATTTTTAAATAAATTGGAGGCATTAGCATAA
- the purQ gene encoding phosphoribosylformylglycinamidine synthase subunit PurQ, producing MKFAVLKFPGSNCDRDMYNAAVKSGVDVEYVDYRETSLNGFDGVLIPGGFSFGDYLRSGAMASVAPIITEVKRLADEGKPVLGVCNGFQILTEIGLLPGALLHNDAHIFVSRNERLKVVNNHTRFTNLYELNEEVVYPVAHGEGHYYCTQAMYDELQENNQIILTYHDNPNGSYKDIAGIVNKQGNVCGMMPHPERALEQILGTDSGIKLFEAMVNSWREQNV from the coding sequence ATGAAATTTGCAGTATTGAAATTTCCAGGATCTAATTGTGATCGTGATATGTACAATGCGGCTGTTAAATCAGGTGTTGATGTCGAATATGTGGACTATCGTGAAACTTCTTTAAATGGGTTTGATGGTGTATTAATTCCTGGTGGATTTTCATTTGGTGACTATTTGAGATCAGGCGCAATGGCTAGTGTAGCGCCTATCATTACGGAGGTTAAACGTTTAGCTGACGAAGGTAAACCTGTTTTAGGTGTTTGCAATGGCTTCCAAATTTTGACTGAAATTGGTCTTTTACCTGGCGCATTATTACATAATGACGCACATATATTTGTGAGTAGAAACGAAAGGTTAAAAGTTGTTAACAATCATACGCGTTTTACAAATTTATATGAGTTAAATGAAGAAGTTGTCTATCCTGTTGCTCATGGAGAAGGTCATTACTACTGTACACAAGCTATGTATGATGAGTTGCAAGAAAATAATCAAATTATTTTAACTTATCATGACAACCCAAATGGCTCTTATAAAGATATAGCAGGTATTGTAAATAAACAAGGTAACGTTTGTGGCATGATGCCTCATCCTGAAAGGGCATTAGAACAAATATTAGGTACAGACAGTGGTATTAAATTGTTTGAGGCAATGGTTAATAGTTGGAGGGAACAAAATGTCTAA